One part of the Astatotilapia calliptera chromosome 9, fAstCal1.2, whole genome shotgun sequence genome encodes these proteins:
- the LOC113029704 gene encoding gastrula zinc finger protein XlCGF8.2DB-like: MDDINQKHPAPESKDEPAAIPVEKTFPAMKQLRRRKRANGEDRSLSCDQCGKTFTHRWSLKTHQVVHTGFKAFNCDQCEKSFTQKGHLRRHYMIHVGGKSFVCDQCGKSFTDRDHLERHQGIHSEVKPFTCDQCGNSFTEIDRLKRHQLIHSGEKPFSCDLCGKSFTQIGNLKVHQLIHSGDKPLTCDQCGKAFAYVSNLKRHQLIHSGAKPFSCEQCGKSFTHIAALKSHQLIHSGTKQFVCGDCGKAYIEIERLKAHQLIHSGVTSFKCGQCGKAFTHMTGLKSHQLIHSGAKQFVCGQCGKAFTHMTGLKSHQLIHSGAKQFVCGQCGKAFTHMTSLKSHQLTHSGVKSFVCGHCGKSFIHKTNLLRHQKTHKVSSSEKSGRPMGHY, encoded by the coding sequence atggatgacatcaaccAAAAACATCCAGCACCAGAAAGTAAAGATGAGCCAGCGGCGATTCCTGTGGAAAAGACTTTTCCTGCTATGAAGCAGCTCAGAAGACGCAAGCGCGCCAACGGGGAGGACAGAAGCTtgagctgtgatcagtgtggaaagaccTTTACTCATAGATGgagcttaaaaacacatcaggtcGTCCACACTGGATTTAAAGCTTTCAACTGTGATCAGTGTGAAAAGTCTTTTACTCAGAAAGGTCACTTAAGGAGACATTATATGATCCATGTTGGAGGTAAATCATttgtctgtgatcagtgtggaaagtcttttacggATAGAGATCACTTAGAGAGACATCAGGGCATCCACAGTGAAGTTAAACCTTTcacctgtgatcagtgtggaaattCTTTTACTGAGATTGATAGGTTAAAAAGacatcagctcatccacagtggagagaAACCATTCAGTTGTGATCTGTGTGGAAAGTCATTTACTCAGATAGGCAATTTAAAAGTacatcagctcatccacagtggagatAAACCTCTcacctgtgatcagtgtggaaaggctTTTGCTTACGTTAGTAACTTAAAAAGACATCAGCTTATCCACAGTGGAGCTAAACCCTTCAGCTGTGagcagtgtggaaagtcttttactcaCATTGCTGCCTTGAAATCACATCAGCTTATCCACTCTGGTACTAAACAATTTGTATGTGGTGACTGTGGAAAGGCTTATATTGAGATCGAAAGGTTAAAAGCacatcagctcatccactcTGGAGTTACATCATTTAAATGTGGTCAATGTGGAAAGGCTTTTACTCACATGACTGGcttaaaatcacatcagctgATCCACTCTGGTGCTAAACAATTTGTATGTGGTCAGTGTGGAAAGGCTTTTACTCACATGACTGGcttaaaatcacatcagctgATCCACTCTGGTGCTAAACAATTTGTATGTGGTCAGTGTGGAAAGGCTTTTACTCACATGACTAGcttaaaatcacatcagctCACCCACTCTGGAGTTAAATCATTTGTATGTGGTCACTGTGGAAAGTCTTTCATCCATAAAACAAATCTATTGAGGCATCAGAAAACCCACAAAGTGTCCTCCTCTGAGAAAAGTGGAAGACCAATGGGACattactag